Genomic segment of Thermococcus sp. M36:
TTGCTCCATCGTTGGTGACAACGACGTCACCGAGGCTGTCAACGAGCATCTTGTCCATACCCTTCGGGCCGAGGGTTGTCCTGACCGTCTCGGCTATAATTCTAGCAGCCAGAATGTTAAGCCTCTGGGCGTCCCTTCCGACGTACCTCTGGGTTCCCTCAGGCAGAATAACGACCGGCTGTCCGCTAAGCTGTGCCATTTGACATTCCTCCTATCAAATTCCTTTTTGCAGAAACGCTTCGTCAGCGCTCTATAAAAAGTTTTGGTTCAAATATTTCAAGAAAACGAAATAAACCTGTCAATTTGACAGGAATATGGTTATATTATGGAGGAAAGGGCTAAAACCCTCACCCGAAAACAAATGCTGGTGAGAAAAAGTGGAGCTGATAAAGCAGGGAGCCGAGGCAAAGATATACCTAGCGGACTTTGAGGAGTTCTTCGGCGTCGACCTCCTGCCCGGAGAGAAGGTTGTAATAAAGCACCGGATTCCGAAGCGCTACCGCATAAAAGAGATAGATACGAAGCTGAGGAAAGAAAGGACCGTTAGGGAGGCCCGGGTGCTGCACAGGGCGAAGGAGTCCGGCGTCAACTGCCCATACGTCTACGAGGTCGATCTGAGGGACATGAAGATAGTAATGGAGTTTATCACGGGGGACAGGCTGAAGGAGCTCCTTGAACGCGTCCCGATGGAGGAGAGGCTTAAGCTGTGCAGGGAGATTGGAAGGCAGGTGGGGAAGCTCCACGAGGCGGGGATAATCCACGGCGATTTGACGACGAGCAACATGATCCTCTGCGGGGGAAAGGTTTACCTCATCGACTTTGGTTTAGCAGACTTCGACCCGACTCTCGAAGCTAGGGGCGTTGACCTGCACCTCCTCAAGCGCGCGATGGAGAGCACGCACTACACGTGGTTCGAAAGGGGCTTTGAGGCCGTTCTGGAGGGCTATGCCGAGGTTCGCGGCGAGGAGGCCAGGAAAGAAATCGAGGCAAAAATCGAGGAGATAGAAAGCCGCGGTAGGTACAGGGAGAGGAGCTGGGTGATCTGATCGGCTTCATTTCTCCTGGAAAGCTTCCAAAACTCTCTCAAAAATCTCCTTCTCCCTCCCGCGCTTTTTTCTGGCGAGTTTCTCCACTATCAGCTCAGGCGTGCTCCTACCGAGCCTGCCGAACTTCGGCTGCCTGTCTACGATGAGGTTGAGGTTCTCGTCGAGGCCTTTTGCTTCTATCCCGTCCACTCTAGCAA
This window contains:
- a CDS encoding Kae1-associated kinase Bud32; amino-acid sequence: MELIKQGAEAKIYLADFEEFFGVDLLPGEKVVIKHRIPKRYRIKEIDTKLRKERTVREARVLHRAKESGVNCPYVYEVDLRDMKIVMEFITGDRLKELLERVPMEERLKLCREIGRQVGKLHEAGIIHGDLTTSNMILCGGKVYLIDFGLADFDPTLEARGVDLHLLKRAMESTHYTWFERGFEAVLEGYAEVRGEEARKEIEAKIEEIESRGRYRERSWVI